The following coding sequences lie in one Arachis ipaensis cultivar K30076 chromosome B05, Araip1.1, whole genome shotgun sequence genomic window:
- the LOC107644726 gene encoding protein YLS7, protein MKAMTWDNPKSSPNESPSPRPLSWIVVFLGVLALFLICASGILASYPVGSTVRQYFYGIDRSRFYDISVFPVHGSSTDVSSNGSLDLVDNEPPSSDRKVAKTVTELNSQEPSSESASSEYTETSTDKVDSNLHAQSDLTSNSPLPLAGTISSNVTVNVTIEAPTSTALMNDPGTLITTSNDTSKSPPESVSTAVPASSNESYSGSVNSGCNLFHGTWLHDSLGPLYRNDSCPVLTQMQNCQGNGRPDKDYENWRWKPFQCDIPRLDPRKFLEVMRGKTLAFIGDSVARNQMESMMCILWQVETPKNNGNRNMQRFYFKSTSVTIIRIWSSWLVKHSSEPFDYAPEGVDKLFLDIPDEKVMEFLPKFDVVVLSSGHWFAKQSVYVLNNEIVGGQLWWPDKSRPMKINNVEAFGISVETMFTALAMHPNFTGLAILRSYSPDHYEGGAWNTGGSCTGKVKPLGLGELVENGHTNAMYEQQVKGFNHASKKATNGSKLLFMDITEAFSYRHDGHPGPFRNKDPNKITVRGPDGKPPPQDCLHWCMPGPVDTWNEILFEMIKREFEGGNAS, encoded by the exons atgAAAGCCATGACTTGGGATAATCCAAAGAGTTCTCCCAATGAGTCTCCAAGTCCAAGACCTCTTTCTTGGATTGTGGTTTTCTTGGGAGTACTTGCATTGTTCTTGATTTGTGCTTCTGGAATTCTTGCCTCATACCCAGTTGGCTCCACGGTTCGCCAGTATTTCTACGGCATAGATCGTTCGAGATTTTATGATATATCAGTTTTTCCAGTTCATGGAAGTTCCACTGATGTTTCCTCCAATGGAAGTTTAGATCTAGTAGATAATGAACCACCCTCAAGTGATAGGAAGGTAGCGAAAACTGTTACCGAATTAAATTCACAAGAACCCTCTAGTGAATCTGCTTCATCAGAATATACAGAAACCAGTACTGATAAGGTTGATAGCAACCTGCATGCTCAATCTGATTTAACTTCGAATTCGCCTTTGCCACTGGCTGGTACTATTTCTTCCAATGTGACTGTTAATGTTACAATTGAGGCACCTACATCCACGGCGTTGATGAATGATCCCGGCACATTAATCACCACATCAAATGATACCTCTAAGTCTCCTCCAGAATCAGTATCAACAGCAGTTCCAGCCTCATCTAATGAATCCTATTCTGGTTCTGTTAATTCAG GCTGTAATCTATTCCATGGAACATGGTTACATGATTCGTTGGGACCGTTATACAGGAACGATTCGTGCCCCGTATTGACACAAATGCAGAATTGCCAGGGTAATGGGAGGCCTGATAAGGATTATGAGAACTGGAGATGGAAGCCCTTTCAATGTGACATCCCTCGTCTCGATCCTAGGAAATTTTTGGAGGTGATGAGAGGCAAGACATTGGCTTTCATTGGGGATTCAGTTGCTCGAAACCAGATGGAATCAATGATGTGTATTCTCTGGCAG GTAGAAACACCCAAGAACAATGGAAACCGTAACATGCAGCGATTTTATTTTAAGTCCACATCTGTCACTATTATCCGAATATGGTCCTCATGGCTAGTCAAGCACAGTTCTGAACCATTTGATTATGCACCGGAAGGTGTGGATAAGCTCTTCCTCGATATCCCTGACGAGAAGGTCATGGAATTTCTGCCAAAATTTGATGTGGTTGTTCTTTCCTCTGGCCACTGGTTTGCCAAACAGTCAGTGTATGTCTTGAACAATGAGATAGTAGGAGGGCAATTGTGGTGGCCGGACAAATCTCGGCCGATGAAGATCAACAATGTTGAAGCATTTGGTATATCTGTTGAAACAATGTTTACTGCTCTTGCAATGCATCCAAATTTCACAGGGCTTGCAATTCTTCGTTCCTATTCGCCTGATCATTACGAGGGTGGCGCTTGGAATACCGGCGGATCATGCACCGGGAAGGTTAAGCCTCTTGGACTTGGTGAGTTGGTGGAAAATGGCCATACAAATGCAATGTATGAGCAACAGGTTAAAGGTTTTAATCATGCATCAAAGAAGGCAACAAATGGATCAAAGTTGTTGTTCATGGATATCACTGAAGCCTTTAGTTACCGGCATGATGGCCATCCTGGTCCCTTCAGGAATAAAGACCCAAATAAGATCACGGTGCGCGGCCCGGACGGAAAGCCGCCGCCACAGGATTGCTTACATTGGTGCATGCCAGGTCCTGTAGATACTTGGAATGAGATTTTGTTTGAAATGATTAAGAGAGAGTTTGAAGGTGGTAATGCATCATGA